The Candidatus Cloacimonadota bacterium genome has a window encoding:
- the cas2 gene encoding CRISPR-associated endonuclease Cas2 produces the protein MYVIAMYDINTETKAGRKRLRQIFKLMKKYLIRIQNSVFEGELTKAKFEKMKLKVKDLIDNTIDSVIFFKSRDIKWMDKDICGFEKDNTDNFL, from the coding sequence ATGTATGTAATCGCAATGTACGACATAAATACAGAAACAAAGGCCGGCCGGAAGAGGTTAAGGCAGATTTTTAAATTAATGAAAAAATATCTTATCCGAATTCAAAATTCAGTCTTTGAAGGAGAACTTACCAAAGCAAAATTTGAAAAAATGAAATTAAAAGTTAAGGATCTTATTGATAATACGATTGATTCAGTTATATTCTTCAAAAGCCGTGATATTAAATGGATGGATAAAGACATATGTGGCTTTGAAAAAGATAACACTGATAATTTTTTATAA